A single window of Lonchura striata isolate bLonStr1 chromosome 20, bLonStr1.mat, whole genome shotgun sequence DNA harbors:
- the KCTD7 gene encoding BTB/POZ domain-containing protein KCTD7 isoform X1, translating to MVVVTGQNKVSATPDDAMSSSDAEDDFQEPATPTATQAAQALPLLPQQFPEVVPLNVGGMFFTTRLSTLRRYEDTMLAAMFSGRHYIPTDAEGRYFIDRDGTYFGDILNFLRSGDLPPRERVRSVYKEAQYYSIGPLLDNLEDIQPLKGEKVRQAFLGLMPYYKDHLERIIEIAKLRAMQRKARFAKLKVCVFKEEMPITPYECPHFNSLRFERSESEAKLFEHHCEVDVSFGPWEAVADVYDLLHCIVTDLSARGITVDHQCIGVCDKHLINHYYCKRPIYEFKITWW from the exons ATGGTGGTAGTCACGGGGCAGAACAAAGTCAGTGCCACCCCGGATGATGCCATGTCGAGCTCGGATGCAGAGGATGATTTCCAAGAGCCGGCCACTCCCACCGCCACCCAGGCAGCGCAAGcgctgcctctgctgcctcagcag TTCCCAGAAGTTGTCCCACTGAACGTGGGGGGGATGTTTTTCACCACCAGACTGTCCACGCTGCGCAGGTACGAGGACACCATGCTGGCAGCCATGTTCAGTGGCAGGCACTACATCCCCACGGACGCCGAGGGCAGGTACTTCATCGACCGGGATGGCACCTACTTCGG agACATACTAAACTTCCTACGATCTGGTGACCTGCCCCCCCGAGAGCGAGTGAGGTCAGTGTACAAGGAAGCTCAGTATTATTCCATAGGACCCTTGCTAGACAATCTAGAGGATATCCAGCCtcttaaaggagaaaaagttaGACAAGCTTTCCTGGGCCTAATGCCATATTACAAAG ACCACTTGGAGCGGATCATCGAGATAGCCAAGCTGCGGGCCATGCAGAGGAAGGCCAGGTTTGCCAAGCTCAAGGTGTGCGTGTTCAAGGAGGAGATGCCCATCACTCCCTACGAGTGCCCGCACTTCAACTCGCTGCGCTTCGAGCGCAGCGAGAGCGAGGCCAAGCTCTTCGAGCACCACTGCGAGGTGGACGTGTCCTTCGGGCCCTGGGAGGCCGTGGCCGACGTCTACGACCTCCTGCACTGCATCGTCACCGACCTGTCGGCCCGCGGCATCACCGTGGACCACCAGTGCATCGGCGTCTGCGACAAGCACCTCATCAACCACTACTACTGCAAGCGGCCCATCTACGAGTTCAAGATCACCTGGTGGTGA
- the KCTD7 gene encoding BTB/POZ domain-containing protein KCTD7 isoform X2: MVVVTGQNKVSATPDDAMSSSDAEDDFQEPATPTATQAAQALPLLPQQFPEVVPLNVGGMFFTTRLSTLRRYEDTMLAAMFSGRHYIPTDAEGRYFIDRDGTYFGDILNFLRSGDLPPRERVRPLGADHRDSQAAGHAEEGQVCQAQGVRVQGGDAHHSLRVPALQLAALRAQRERGQALRAPLRGGRVLRALGGRGRRLRPPALHRHRPVGPRHHRGPPVHRRLRQAPHQPLLLQAAHLRVQDHLVVRLA; encoded by the exons ATGGTGGTAGTCACGGGGCAGAACAAAGTCAGTGCCACCCCGGATGATGCCATGTCGAGCTCGGATGCAGAGGATGATTTCCAAGAGCCGGCCACTCCCACCGCCACCCAGGCAGCGCAAGcgctgcctctgctgcctcagcag TTCCCAGAAGTTGTCCCACTGAACGTGGGGGGGATGTTTTTCACCACCAGACTGTCCACGCTGCGCAGGTACGAGGACACCATGCTGGCAGCCATGTTCAGTGGCAGGCACTACATCCCCACGGACGCCGAGGGCAGGTACTTCATCGACCGGGATGGCACCTACTTCGG agACATACTAAACTTCCTACGATCTGGTGACCTGCCCCCCCGAGAGCGAGTGAG ACCACTTGGAGCGGATCATCGAGATAGCCAAGCTGCGGGCCATGCAGAGGAAGGCCAGGTTTGCCAAGCTCAAGGTGTGCGTGTTCAAGGAGGAGATGCCCATCACTCCCTACGAGTGCCCGCACTTCAACTCGCTGCGCTTCGAGCGCAGCGAGAGCGAGGCCAAGCTCTTCGAGCACCACTGCGAGGTGGACGTGTCCTTCGGGCCCTGGGAGGCCGTGGCCGACGTCTACGACCTCCTGCACTGCATCGTCACCGACCTGTCGGCCCGCGGCATCACCGTGGACCACCAGTGCATCGGCGTCTGCGACAAGCACCTCATCAACCACTACTACTGCAAGCGGCCCATCTACGAGTTCAAGATCACCTGGTGGTGAGGCTGGCCTGA